In Ignavibacteria bacterium, the sequence AAAATAGACCAGGCTAAAATTACGCTTCTTCACCTGGGACTTGACCCCGAACAAAATAAGAAAGACCCTGAAACAAGAAGACAAATAAGGAAAGAATTTGATGTAAAAGATGATGAAATACTTATAGGCAATGCCGCAAGGATGGTGCCTTTTAAAGGACAGGAATACCTTATTCGTGCATACCCTGAGGTAATGAAAAAATTTCCGCAAAGCAGGCTTATGATTATTGGTGACGGTGAGTTAAGAGATAAGCTTCACAAACTTGCCGGCGAGCTTGGAATAAGCGAAAGAACTATATTTCCCGGTTTCAGAAGTGATATTAAAGCTATGTATTCAGCATTTGATATTTACGCACATACATCAGTCGAAGGGGGCGGTGAGACTTTTCCTTATGCTATGCTTCATGCGCTAGCGCAGGGACTACCCATGGTTATTACGCGTGTTGGCGATATGCCCGCCATGGTTGAAGAAGGTGTAAACGGATTTATTCTGGATGATAAAGATGTAAATGGTATTTCTGAAAAACTTATGGTACTATGCTCCGATGAAAAGCTGAGGCTGGATATGGGTAAAAAAAGCTGCGAATTAATGCTTAAGAAATTTACTGTCGATATAATGGCAGCAAATATAGAAAAAGTTTACAGAAAGGTTTTAAAATAATTCACATTATCTTCTTTATACCCTTAAACTATACTCATCAAACCACTTATCAACCTGTTCGTTTTCAAATACCGGCCTGCTTTTATGAATAAAATTATTTTCATGAGGATCATATTCATAATCAAGAGCCCATGTTTTGAAATTTTCTGCAAGCTGTTTAACTGAATCACATATAAAATTTATTTCATCATCTCTCATTACCGGATGCATAGACATCCTTATCCAGCCGGGTTTTTCTGAAAGGTCATGATGTTCTATCATTTCTGTGATATGATGTGAAAGCTGCTTTGAAACATGGAGCAGGTAATGGCCGTATGTACCGGCACATGAGCAACCGCCGCGAACCTGTATTCCGAACCTGTCATTTAAGAGTCTTACGCCTAAGTTATAATGCATTCCTTCTATATAAAAAGAAATGACCGGCAGCCTCTCTTCGATATTTTCTGCAAGAAGCCTGAGCCCTGAAACTTGTTTAAGATTTTTAAATATTAATTCAGTTATTTGTTTTTCTCTGTTCCTAATATTAAGTACGCCTGTTTTTTCTTTTAATTTTACAGCCAGCGCAGCTTTGATAGTTTGCATAAAAGGCGGAGTGCCGCCATCTTCACGCAGCTCTACATCTTCATAAAAACTGTGTTCGCCCCAGGGATTTGTCCATTTAACAGTTCCACCGCCCGGCTGGTCAGGTGAAAAATGGCTGTCATACAGATTGCGGTCAAAAATAAGTATTCCGCTTGAACCCGGACCGCCTAAAAATTTATGCGGTGAAAAGAAAATTGCATCCAGCTTTTCAGCAGCATTTTCAGGATGCATATCG encodes:
- a CDS encoding glycosyltransferase family 4 protein, producing the protein MTDNKPLNILLLNALDIYGGGEFFVYQLAKLLTQKGHKVWVSCRKDNIIYGRCINEGIGVFPLDYPEHSGKSDLWKNSRILGRFIKENNIDIVHSNTNYDRTAGAFAAKFAGVKHVSNVHSFHSISHNITHWYRNKFLINHFMVDGVCTKDLLINEDKIDQAKITLLHLGLDPEQNKKDPETRRQIRKEFDVKDDEILIGNAARMVPFKGQEYLIRAYPEVMKKFPQSRLMIIGDGELRDKLHKLAGELGISERTIFPGFRSDIKAMYSAFDIYAHTSVEGGGETFPYAMLHALAQGLPMVITRVGDMPAMVEEGVNGFILDDKDVNGISEKLMVLCSDEKLRLDMGKKSCELMLKKFTVDIMAANIEKVYRKVLK
- a CDS encoding aminotransferase class V-fold PLP-dependent enzyme, with translation MDIFDEIRRNIIGYDAEFKTPFGFKKLVYADWTASGRLYKPIEDKLSNEFGSLIGNTHTETNVTGSSMTLSYLKAKQIIKKHVNANDSDAIIGTGSGMTGAMLKLQRMLGFKVPSRLRKFLNIPGEQRPIVFITHMEHHSNQTTWLETIADVEIIDADINGLVDLASLEHLLKKYSDRSIKIASVTSCSNVTGIFTPYHKIAEIMHANNGWCFVDFACSAPYINIDMHPENAAEKLDAIFFSPHKFLGGPGSSGILIFDRNLYDSHFSPDQPGGGTVKWTNPWGEHSFYEDVELREDGGTPPFMQTIKAALAVKLKEKTGVLNIRNREKQITELIFKNLKQVSGLRLLAENIEERLPVISFYIEGMHYNLGVRLLNDRFGIQVRGGCSCAGTYGHYLLHVSKQLSHHITEMIEHHDLSEKPGWIRMSMHPVMRDDEINFICDSVKQLAENFKTWALDYEYDPHENNFIHKSRPVFENEQVDKWFDEYSLRV